AACGCGGTCGGATTGTCGTTGCCGAGGAACAGGTCGTTGCTCGGAATGACCATGTTGGCGAACGTGAAGAACTGGTTCAGGTCGGTATCGACCGTGAAAACGTTGCTGCCGGTCGCACCTGGGAAGAGCGGTCCAGGGCCGGTCGATGGGACGACGGTGCCACGGGTCGAAGCCGGCTCGGCGGTGGCGGCCTCGTCGAACCAGACGTCACCCACGCCGCCCTCGGCGACGCTGACGATGCCCGCACCGGCGGTTTCGTCGATGTTGAAGGCGTCGAAGGTGCCGTTGCCGAAGACGATCCGCAGCGGCGCGAATGAGATGTCGTTGGCCGGTGCGAGGTTTTCGACGGTGACTTCGACGGGAAGCGTCTGGGCGTGTGCGTACGACGACAGTGCGACCGCGGCAGCCGCGGCGGGGAGAATGGCGCGCATGTTTCTCTTTCGGGAGGAGAGGAAGTGGGCTTGGCGGTGCACGTGACCGCTCGTTCTCCCCGGAATCGAGGAACCGCCTGTCGCCTTTCTCACGACTCCCATTTTTCTTCGCAATTTGCGCAAGAGACTGCGAGCCGCAGGCTCGCAGCTACCTCGTGCCTCCGAACGTCATCTCAATCCGAGATCGCCGGTTTATTGCCCGCAGTCCGGATCGGAACAGCTGCACCCACGATGCCGCTCCCGATAGGCCTCGACGACGCCGTCCATCCGCTTCGACTGCGTCACCGACTTCTGGCACGGCTTGCAGATGAGCCGATGCAGCCGCTCCGCCAACCGCTCCATCCAATGCGCTTCGCCATAGCCGGCCTTGAGGCGGATCAACTCCGCCTGCTCGCAGCGGCAGGTCAGGACCAGGAGGATGTGACGAAGAGCGGTCTTCACGATTCAGGCTTCGAAGTGGTGTGCCAGATCCTCTTTCAGACGCAGTCGGGCTCGGTGAATCAGCGTCCAGAGGTTGCCGCTC
This DNA window, taken from Planctomycetota bacterium, encodes the following:
- a CDS encoding spondin domain-containing protein — encoded protein: MRAILPAAAAAVALSSYAHAQTLPVEVTVENLAPANDISFAPLRIVFGNGTFDAFNIDETAGAGIVSVAEGGVGDVWFDEAATAEPASTRGTVVPSTGPGPLFPGATGSNVFTVDTDLNQFFTFANMVIPSNDLFLGNDNPTAFQLFDDDGNLLITEITQTASQIWDANSEVADPAAAAFLVGGNNDLRTPENGTVAFDFSELSVFDGLPTPAYTFDTNLAGDTPIFRISFAVVPEPTSAAALGLAGLTMLRRRR